From Candidatus Bathyarchaeota archaeon:
CCTTAATATATTGGAATCAAACTTTAAATTAGCTTCTAAGAAGGCTGATAGCCTTGATGGAGAAATCTTCACAACAAGAAATTAGAAAATTACCACCTTGCAGAGCAGCATGTCCAGCGCATGTCAATGTTCAAGCCTATGTAGCCCTTATTCAAAGAGGCAAATTCAAAGAGGCCGTTGAAGTCATAAGGCGTGACATGCCCTTTCCAGCAATCTGCGGAAGGGTTTGCTTCAGCCCATGTGAAGATGCTTGTGCACGAGTTAACCTTGACCAAGCAGTAGCCATACGCGCCTTGAAAAGACTTGTAGCTGACATAGAACGCGAACAAGGAAGGGTGATCGCCGAACCAGTTCCCAAAAAATACAGTGAAAAGGTCGCCATAGTCGGCGCTGGTCCAGCGGGTTTAGCCGCAGCCTATGAACTCGCAAAGTTGGGCTATTATGTCACTGTTTTTGAGAGGATGTCTGAGCCTGGTGGCATGATGCGTCACTGCATACCAGACTTTCGCCTCGAAAAATTTGTTGTGGCAAACGAAATTGCTTACATAAAAGATATAGGTGTCGAAATCAAAACTGGAGTGGAATTCGGCAAAGACATAACCATTGAAAGTCTGAAAAGGAACGGGTATAAGGCTATTTTTTTAGCTATTGGGACACAGCTTGGGATGAAGTTAAACGTGCCCGGCGAAGACTTAGAAGGTGTAATAAATGCCGTGGACTTTTTGAGGGCCATTGCCCTCGGAAAGGAAATAGTCGTAGGCGAAAGGGTGGCAGTCATAGGCGGAGGCAACACGGCCATCGACGCTGCAAGAACGGCCAAAAAGCTAGGCGCAAAAGAGGTTATGATTCTTTATAGGCGATCTCGCGAGGAGATGCCGGCGCTTCCTCATGAAGTGGAGTTGGCTGAAAAAGATGGAATAAAATTCTACTTCTTAGTAGCGCCTAAACAGATTATAGGCGAGAATGGAAAGGTTAAGGCTGTTGAATGTTTGAGGATGCGCTTGGGCGAGCCTGACGAAAGTGGAAGGAGACGTCCTATTCCCATAGCCTTCTCGGAACACCGATATGAGGTAGACATGGTCGTCCCAGCACTGGGTCAAATAGTTGAAACATCAGTTTTGCCGCCTGAGCTTTTAAGCAAAGATAAACGTGGTCCACCGTTGCAAGTTGACCCGTTAACATTGGAAACAAATATTCCTGGAGTTTTTGCTGGCGGGGACGTTGCTACAGGCCCAGCAAGCATCATTGAGGCTGTGGGCGCTGGGAAACGCGCAGCCGTTTCCATACATCGTTATCTACGGGGTGAAGACTTGCGAAAAAATAGGGATGAAAAGAAAATCGAGGAGACAACATGGGTTAAAGATTGGCGTCTGCTCGATAAGAAGGAACGCAGATACTACGCCCCAATAGAGAAGCCTCACCTAAGCTTTGAAGAGGCAAAATTGTATCTTGAAAAATTAAAGCGCCAAGCAAGATTTGAGGCGTATCGTTGTCTAGGATGCGGGCCGTGTGCCGAGTGTCTTGCGGGCATGGAGCTTTGTGAGGGTGACAAGGCTGTTGTCGACGAGGGCAAGTGTGTAGGCTGTAACGTTTGTGCCGTTGTTTGTCCAGTAGGAGCTGTCAAAAAGAACGTGAAAGGCGTAGCCCAAGTAAATGAGGAGCTTTGCAAGGGCTGCGGGCTATGCGCGGCGCGCTGCCCAGAAAGAGCTATATCCATGCAGAAGCTTTCCAACGAGCAGATTCTAAGCATGGTTTTAACAGCCTTGGAGAGGTGATGATGAATGAACCCTAACTCCAATCCACCTAAAATTGTTTGTTTCATGTGCAACTGGGCTTTCTGTGAGGAGGAAATGCGAATACCCTACAACGTTAACATCATAAGAGTCATGTGTGTCGGAAGAATAGATCCAGCGCTTGTTCTGGAGACTTTTGCTAATGGAGCTGAAGGCGTAATGCTTGTGGGATGTAAGCCTCCCGACTGCCACTTTGTTGATGGAAACCTTCATGCGAAGCTAGCGGTTAAACTATTGAGTAAGCTTTTGTCTCTGGCTGGGCTGGAACCTGAAAGGTTGAAGCTTCTTCTTGTCTCACCATTGGAGGATAAAGACTTCAGCTATTATGCTAAAGAATTCTCTGAAGAAGTTTGGAAGCTTGGGAGCTCACCACTGAACAAGGAGGAAATTGCAGCCAATCTTACGGCGGCGAAAGAGGCTGCTTCAGCCTTTAGACTGCGCGTTTTACTAGGAAGGGAGGAGGAGCTCACGGATTTTGCCAACGCTTATGGCGAGAAAATATTGAAGGGAGAGTTTGACGCTTTAATGGACGACGTTATCAAGGCGGAGTTCATCCGCTACAAAATTCACTACTTGACGAGAATTAAACCCCGCTCTGTTAAGGAGCTTGCCCAAATCCTCGGATTAAAGCCATCCACTGTTTTGAGGCATATAACAAACATGAGGCGTAAGGGCATGATCGCCCTTGACAGGGTTGAAGGTTACACACCCTTATACAAGGCTTTGGAGGTGCGTTGAAAATGGTGAATGAAAAGGTTGGTGCAGTTCTTGTTGTCGGCGGCGGCGTAGCTGGGATACAAGCTGCTCTGGACTTAGCTGATTCAGGCTTTAAAGTGTACATGGTGGATCAGTCGCCGAGCATTGGTGGCGTTATGGCTCAGCTTGACAAAACTTTTCCGACAAATGATTGTTCCATGTGTATTTTGGCGCCTAAGCTTGTGGCTGCTGGAAGGCACCCTAACATTTCGCTTATTACGAACAGCGAAGTACTTGGCTTAAGAGGTGAAGCTGGAAATTTCGAAGTAAAAATTCGAAAGAGAAGCCGCTACATAAATGAGAATAAATGCAACGGCTGCGGACTATGCGCACAAAAATGTCCGGTTGAAGCCATAGACACCTACAACAAGGGATTAACGGACAGAAGCGCCGTCTATGTTGAATTTCCACAAGCGGTTCCACTACGATATAAGATAGACCGCGAAAAATGCATAGGCTGCAGAACATGCCAAGAGGTTTGTAAGGCAAATGCCGTCGAATACGACCAAAAGGACAGCGAAATAACCCTGAAAGTCGGCGCAGTGATCTTGGCGCCAGGCTTTGAACCCTTCGACGCAAGACTCAAAAGCGAGTATGGTTATGGCAGGTATGCAAACGTCGTCACAAGCATAGAGTTTGAACGCATACTGAGTGCTTCCGGTCCTTATGGCGGAATTGTTTTAAGGCCCTCGGATGGCGAGATTCCGCGTAGACTTGCCTTCGTCCAGTGTGTGGGTTCTCGTGATGCCCAGCTTGGAAACCTTTATTGTTCGGCTGCTTGCTGCATGTACAGCATTAAGGAGGCAATAATAGCTAAAGAACATGTTCCAACAAAGTTAGACTGTACAATATTCTATATGGACATAAGGGCTTACGGCAAGGAATTTGACGCTTATTATAAGCGCGCTCAAGAGGAGTATGGCATACGCTTTGTGCGTTCGAGGGTTGCAAGCATAACCGAGGATCCTGCAACAGGAAACCTATTCGTCCACTATGTAGGCGAGGATGAAACTCCGAGGATTGAAGAATTCGACATGATTGTGCTTTCCACGGGAATGCAGTCTCCCAAAAACGTGGAGAAATTGGCTGAAGCTTTGGGAATAAAACTTAACAAGTACCGGTTCTGTGAAACAAACACATTTACCCCATTGGAAACTTCAAAGCCCGGGGTTTTCGTTTGCGGAGCTTTCAGCTCACCCAAAGACATTCCGGAAAGCGTTGCCCAAGCAAGCGGCGCAGCGGCAAAAGCCATGGCGATAATCGCTACGGAAAGGGGCAAGCTTGTCGCCGTTAAGGAGTATCCTCCTGAACGGGACGTGAGCCAAGAAGAACCACGCATAGGCGTTTTTATTTGCCACTGCGGCATAAACATCGGCGGCATAGTTCGGGTTCCAGAGGTTGTGGAATACGCTAAAACTCTTCCAAATGTTGTCTATGCTGAAGACAACCTTTACACCTGCTCGGATGACACCCAAAAGCGGATCAAGGAGAAGATTAAGGAGTACAACCTGAACCGTGTTGTGGTAGCTTCATGCACGCCCAGAACACATGAGCCGCTTTTCCGCGAAACTGTCCGCGAGGCAGGCTTAAATCCATATCTATTCGAGATGGCTAACATCCGGGACCAGTGCAGCTGGGTGCACATGCATGAGCCAGACAAGGCGACGGAGAAAGCCAAAGACCTTGTCCGCTCGGTTGTTGCTAAGGCTAGACTACTTAAGCCTCTGAAGAACCCTACGGTAAACGTTACACCGGTAGCTCTTGTTATAGGTGGCGGCGTAGCCGGAATGACTGCAGCATTGGAGTTGGCAAATCAAGGGTTTGAAATTCACCTTGTTGAACGCGAGAAAGAGCTTGGTGGACACTTGCGGAAAATCTATTACTTGTTGGAGGGTGAAGATCCGCAGGAGCACTTGCGGAGACTTGTTAGGGCTGTTATGGAAAACAAGCTTATTCACGTTTACCTAGGCGCTGAGGTTGTTGATGTAAGCGGGTTCGTAGGCAACTTCAAATCAAGGATTAGGCTAGGCAGCGGTGAAGAAAAACAGATCGAGCACGGTGTGGTTATCGTTGCCACGGGTGCTGTTGAATACAAGCCCAAAGAATACTTGTATGGCCTGGATCCCCGCGTCTTAACCCAACATGAGTTGGAGGAGAAAATAGCCAAAGGCGAGTTTAACGCTAAAAAAGTAGTTATGATCCAATGTGTAGGCGCAAGAAACGAGGAACACCCCAACTGTGCACGGATATGCTGTGGACAAGCCATCAAAAACGCTTTGAAAATCAAAGAGTTAAACCCTGACGCTGAAGTTTATGTCCTCTACAAGGATGTTAGGAGCTACGGATTCAAAGAGGAGTATTACCGGGAAGCCACTGCCAAAGGCGTGCTCTTCATAAACTATTCGGATGAGAGAAAACCAAAAGTATCTAATGATGGTGGCGAACTGAAAGTTTCCTTCTATGAACCGGTGTTAAAGCAGGAAATCCAAATCGAACCGGACATTGTTGTTTTAAGTGTTGCAACCATTCCGAACCCAGATAACAAGCGCGTAGCCGAAATGCTCAAAGTACCATTGACAAAGGACGGCTTCTTCCTAGAAGCTCACATGAAACTTCGCCCAGTTGACTTCCAGACGGACGGTGTTTTCCTATGCGGAATGGCACACTCACCAAAATATATTGAAGAAAGCATTTCTCAAGCGTGTGCTGCAGCGGCACGGGCAGCTACCATATTGTCAAAGAAAGCTCTTGAAATGGAAGGAATCGTGGCAAATGTGAATGAAGATTTATGTAGTGGATGTAGAATCTGTGAATTTCTATGTCCCTACGGAGCGATTGAAATGCTAGAAAAGGAAGAAAAGGTAGTCGCACACGTGATTGAAGCTCTTTGTAAGGGCTGCGGCGCATGTGGCACCGCGTGCCCAACAAAGGCAATAGTTCTCGGTCACTTTACAACGGAGGAAATCCTCGCCCAGGTTAGGGCAGTCCTGCGAGAGGTGGAGGTGGCGGCTAAATGAGCGAAGTCCAAAAGGATTTCGAACCGAAAATTGTCGGTTTCCTCTGCAACTGGTGTTCTTATGCAGGCGCGGACCTAGCTGGCGTAAGTCGAATTCAGTATCCTCCGAACATCCGTATTATCCGTGTCATGTGCAGCGGTAGAGTCGATCCAGCGTTTATCCTTGAAGCCTTAAAAAACGGCGCCGATGGTGTTCTGGTGGCTGGTTGCCACCTACCGTCCGATTGTCACTATCTTAGTGGTAATTTTAAGGCTTTGCGAAGGGTAACGCTATTAAAGAAGGTGCTTAAAGATTTTGGGATAGAACCCGAACGTGTGCGGTTGGAGTGGGTCTCCGCTAGTGAGGGAGACAAATTCGCGGCCGTAGTTCGGGACATGGTTGAACAAATCAAGAAGCTTGGTCCAAACCCGTTGAAAATGGAGGCGAAGAAATGAGCGAAAAAAGTGTGGTTCGCGAATATACACCACCAGTGATTAAAGCTGAAGAGCTTGATCCCAAATTCAAGTATAAAATGAGCAGGATGCATGGCGCAGAAAAAATTATGGCGTGTTTCCAGTGTGGCACGTGCACAGCTGACTGCCCCATTGCCAGATTCAGTGAATTTTATCGGCCGCGTCGCATAGCCCGCATGGTTCAGCTAGGCTTGAAGGATAGGCTTCTGTTAGATAAGGCTTTGTGGCTTTGCTCCTCATGCTTCACATGTGTAGATCATTGCCCTCAAGGCGTGGAAATAGCTGGCATAGTTCGCGTTCTACGGAATATGGCAGTAGCAGAAAAGAATATTCTGCCACTTGTTTATAAGGAGTTGGCAACGAATTTGATGAAGAGCGGCTTTGTCTATGAAATTCCAGAATCAAGACTTCAAAAGCGTGTTGAGCAGGGATTGCCGCCGTTGCCCAAGCCTAACGTAAGCGAGGTTATGAAAATTTTCGAGGTTACTGGTTCCGCAAGCTTGATTGAAAAGGTTCAAACCATTGCAAGGGTGGAGAGTAAATGAGCAACCCCAAATATTTGCTGTTTCCGGGTTGTGTGATCCCGTATAGGCTTTCAAGCTACGAGATTTCAGCAAGAAAAGTGCTTGCAAAACTTGGCGTTGAAATTGTGGAGATGCCCGAATACAACTGTTGCGGCTATCCCATGGATGTTATAAACCATGATTTAATGTTGACTTTGGCTGCGAGAAACCTTTGCATAGCTGAGAAAGCAGGCTTACCGATAATGACGCTTTGCAATGGCTGCTTCTGTAGTCTAAACGAAACCAACAAACTATTGAAGGAGGACAAGAAGCTTCGGGAAAAAATTAACGGATACTTGAAAGAAATAGGTATGGAATTTAAAGGCACAACTGAGGTTAAGCATATACTCTACGTGCTTTCTGAGGACGTTGGTTTCGAGAAAATAAAGAATTCTGTCGTTAAACCCTTAACTGGTATTCGTGTAGCCCAGCACAGTGGATGCCACGTTTTAAGACCCCGCAGATATGTAGGGCGAGACGACCCTGAAAATCCAACAACTCTCAAAGAGCTGATTAGACTGACTGGGGCTGAATGCTTAGACTATATGGATGAAACTGAATGCTGTGGAAACCCGGTTATAGGCGTTAACGAAGACGTACCTTTCCAGATGGCTAAGGAGAAGCTTGAACATGTACGGGCGGTTGGTGCCCAAGCGCTTATAACTATCTGCCCCTTCTGCCACATCATGTTCGACCTAAACCAGCCCAGAATTGAAAGAGCCTTTAACGAAAAATTCAATCTGCCAGTCCTCCATTACCCGCAGCTTCTAGGGTTAGCCATGGGCTTTTCGCCGGATGAGCTAGCCCTAGGCGAGCTTAGAGTCAAGCCTACCGAATTGTTAGGCTTAATCAAGTAGGTGAGAGATATGGCAAAACAGAAGTTAAAGTTCGCCTTTTACTGGGCGGCAAGCTGTGGTGGATGTGAAATCGCTGTTCTAGACATAAACGAGAAAATCTTGGACGTGGTGCAAATTGCCGATATAGTATTCTGGCCTGTTGCCATAGACATCAAATATAAGGATGTGGAAAGTATGCCCGACAAGTACATTGACGTGTGCTTCTTTAACGGTGGAATCCGTAACAGCGAACAAGAACACATGGCAAAGCTTCTTAGACAAAAATCAAAGATTCTAGTTGCCTATGGCGCATGTGCTCACCTCGGTGGCGTGCCTGGGCTGGCCAACCTCCATAATAAGAAGGAAATCTTCGAAAAAGTCTATACTCAAACCTTTTCAACGCATAATCCAAATGGGGTTTTTCCCCAGCCTAAAGTGCAAGTGAAAGAAGGTGTGCTGGAAATCCCAGAGTTTTACGACACTGTGCGAACTCTTGACCAGACGGTGAACGTTGACTATTATGTTCCAGGTTGTCCCCCAGCAGTTGAACGAACAATATTCGCATTGGAAGCTATAGCCAAAGGAGACCTGCCGCCTAAAGGCTCGGTACTAGCACCGTTAAAGTCTGTGTGCGATGATTGCCCCAAAAAGAAGGAAAATAAGAAAATCTCACGTATATACCGCGTCTACGAAAAGATTCCGGATCCGGAAAGATGCCTATTGGAACAGGGAATAATTTGCATGGGACCTGCTACAAGAGGTGGATGTGGCGCCAGATGCTTGAAGGCTGATATGCCTTGCACTGGTTGCGGTGGGCCTTGTCCAAACGCTCCGGAGCAAGGTGCTGCCATGATTAGCGCTTTAGCGTCCATTCTTGGCCTAGAAGAGGAGAAGGAGAAGTACACAGAGGAAGAGGTTGAAAAGCTGATTGACCAGATAAAAGATCCCGTTGGAACCTTCTACATGTATGCTTTACCAGCCTCAATTTTGAGGAGGAAGGTGATCCGCGAATGAAGGAAATTATCATAGACCCAATCACGAGACTTGAAGGTCATGGCAAAATAGCCATATTCCTAAACGATGCGGGCGAAGTTGAAAACGCCTATTTGCAGATTCCAGAGCTCCGCGGCTTCGAAAAGTTCTGCATTGGACGCAAAGCCGAAGATTTGCCTATCATAACGCCACGTATATGCGGTGTGTGTCCTGTTGCACACCACATGGCTAGCGCCAAAGCATTGGATGCTGCTTTCAATGTTGAACCACCTTCCGCTGCCAAGAAACTAAGGGAACTCATGTATTGTGGCTACTATATTTATGACCACACTTTGCACTTCTATTATCTAGGTGGACCAGACTTCGTTGTCGGACCGGATGCACCACCAGAGAAACGCAACATTTTAGGCGTTATTGAGAAGGCTGGATTAGAGATTGCTAAAGAAGTTATTAAGCATAGGGCTTACGGCCAACGGATAACTGAACTCATTGGTGGAAAGGCAACACACCCTGTCTGCGGACTGCCGGGTGGGGTTTCTAAACCTCTAAACGAAGAGAATAGACAAGAAATTGAGAAGATGGTGAAATCCTCTATCGAGTTTGCAAAGCTTTCGTTGAAACTTCTCCATAATATTGTCTTGGAAAACAGCAAATACGTGGAGTTGATTAAAAGCGACGTTTACGCGCTGCGCACCTATTACATGGGCTTGGTGGACGAACACAACAAGGTGAACTTTTACGACGGTAAAATCCGCGTCGTAGATCCCAACGGCAAAGAGTTCGTGAAGTTTGAGGCTAAAAACTATTTAGAGCATATTGTTGAGCATGTGGAGCCATGGACTTATGTGAAGCTTCCATACCTTAAGAAGGTTGGATGGAAAGGCTTTGTGGACGGACCTGAAAGTGGCATCTACCGTGTCGGCCCCCTTGGAAGACTCAATGCTGCAGACGGCATGGCAACACCCCTAGCCCAAGCAGAATATGAACGAATGTACAAGACTTTGGGCGGCAAGCCAGTGCACTCCACTCTGGCTTATCACTGGGCTAGGCTTATTGAGCTTCTGTACGCAGCTGAGAGGGCTTTAGAGCTTGTTAAGGATCCAGAGATTACAAGTGCTAATGTGAGGAGCAAGCCTGGCAAACCCGGCGAGGGCGTTGGCGTGGTGGAAGCATGCAGGGGCACTTTGATTCACCACTATGTTTTGGACGAGAATGCGCTGGTTAAGGACGTCAACTTGATTGTGGCCACAGTTAACAATGCACCCTCAATTAATATGTCTGTGCGGAATGCTGCCAAGGGTTTGATTCACGGAGGTAAAGTTGACCAAGGCTTGCTTAACATGGTGGAGATGGCTTTTAGGGCTTACGATCCATGTTTCGGTTGCGCAACCCACTTCGCTTTTGGACAAATGCCACTAACCATAGAAATCTACGACAGAGAAGGAAAGCTCATCAAAAAAGTGCAAAGATAAACACTTCATTTTCCCAGTTTCTTTCTTTTGGAGTTTGCCACTTGACAATGAAATACTCAATTAAGAAAAAGTTGAAGGAATGGCTTTCAAACGCCGAAAAAGTTGTTGTAGCAGGTGTTGGAAATCCTATTCGTATGGACGATTTTATCGGAGTGAAAATTGTTCGCGATCTTTATGGAAGGGTCTCCAAAGAAGTTCTTTTGATCGAGTGTGAAACCGTTCCGGAGAGTTATATCCAGCAAATAGTGGACTTTAATCCAACTCATATCTTGCTTATAGACGCCGCTGTTATGGGTTTGAAGCCTGGCGAATGTCGCCTCGTTAGACCGGAACATCTTAAAGTTTTTTCGGCTATTTCAACTCATGCACTTCCATTACGGGTGTTCTGCGATTATCTTGCAAAAACAACAAAAGCTAAGATAGCTCTCCTTCTAATAGAACCAAAGCAAACAGACTTCGGTGAAGAACTTTCCACGGAAATTGCAACTTCAGAAGAAGAAATAGTGAACCTCTTGCTCAGCATTCTTCCCTAGAACTTCATTATGTATTTAAAATCCGGAAAAATAAGAATGGGTAGAGGAAGGTGATGTTTATGGTGTCGTCGAAGTTTTTAATGCTTCTTGGAAGAGCTTCTTTGTGGCTGTTATTCGGGCCTTCTGGGCCAGCACGTCCGCCGTAACCAAGTCCAAAGCTTCTTCTGGACACCACTTGACACATTGAGGACCATCGGGCTTATCTTTGCAGAGGTCGCAGACGAAAACTACTTTCTTTTCTGGATGAAGCATGATTGCTCCATAATCACATGCTTCTATACACCATCCGCAGCCGTTGCATTTGTCCTCATCCACCAGTATTGTGCCATTCTCCTCAGACTGAGTTAACGCGTCTCTAGGGCAAGCAGCTACACATGGCGGGTCCTCGCAAAGCCTACATGTAATAGAAACATTGACAAGCGGGTTAAGCCTAACAACCCTTATACGGGATTTTAATGGATTGAAAGCTTTCTCCTTGTTCCAAGCGCAAATGTATTCGCAGACTTGGCAGCCAACACACTTGTCCGGGTCAACTGAAACAAACTTTCTTTCATGAATCTTGACCATTCATAATGCCTCCTAGGCTTTCTGGATCTTTGCCTCCACAATTGGGATTAGGTCGTCCATGCCCAAGGCTTTGAGTTTTTCGGGTGTTGGTACACCATCCCTAGTCCAACCTCGTGCCTCGTAGTAATCGTCTAACATTAATTCAAGTTCTTCTTGGGTGACGTAGGCGCCCTTTGATGGGCCTTCGTCTGGAATCGGTACATTCATGACTTTCCATGGAAGTGTGTCGTCCTTTCTGCCCAAGCCTTCCCGCACGTTGATGACTCTGGCAAGGTTGTTTATCCGCTCGCCTTTCAAACGCATTTCTTCAGGTGTTGTTTCCCAACCGGTTACAAGCGTGTAGAGCTTGGCTAGGTCTTCGAACTCCTTGTAGTAGGTGCCTCTTGAGAACTTGCAAATAATCATTGAGTCAATAACTGTGTAAACATCTTCAATGTCCTTAACGGCTTTAGCCCTGCCCTTCTCGTACTTTAACCTGTTAAATTTGCCCTTCACGTCGAAGGCGTAAGACCCATGTCTGTTGTGGTCTGCGCCTCGGAAAGACACAGCGAAACCTAAAGCAGCAGTCTTCAAACAGCGCAGGTCATAACCGGTAACTTCAACGCCCTTAATGTGTTGGGCAAGTTTCTCGGCGCCCTTGCCAATTTTCTCAGCGGCAAACTTTACGCCTTCCGCTAAAATGTCGCCTATACCCTCTCTTTTACCGATTTTTTCAATAAGCTTCACCAAGGCTTCATGGTTGCCGAAACTGGCTTCAATACCATCTGTATCTTTAATTGTTAAGATGCCGTTCTCAAAGCAGTCCATGGCGAAGCCAACAATTACGCCGGCGCTGATAGAGTCTATACCATAATAGTTGCAAAGTTCGCTGCCCTTGATGATAGCATCGAGGCGGTCAACTCCACAGTAGGGTCCCATAGCCCATAATGGTTCATACTCAACCCTTGCCATGGCACCTTTATATGGGCCCTCATTGACAACGCAGACGTGCTCACACCTCATGGCGCACGAACTGCAACCTATGATCTTTGCTACATATCTATCGTTTAAGTATTCGCCGCTCACTTTCTCTGCAGCCTCAAAATGTG
This genomic window contains:
- a CDS encoding hydrogenase 3 maturation endopeptidase HyCI — encoded protein: MTMKYSIKKKLKEWLSNAEKVVVAGVGNPIRMDDFIGVKIVRDLYGRVSKEVLLIECETVPESYIQQIVDFNPTHILLIDAAVMGLKPGECRLVRPEHLKVFSAISTHALPLRVFCDYLAKTTKAKIALLLIEPKQTDFGEELSTEIATSEEEIVNLLLSILP
- a CDS encoding 4Fe-4S dicluster domain-containing protein, translating into MVKIHERKFVSVDPDKCVGCQVCEYICAWNKEKAFNPLKSRIRVVRLNPLVNVSITCRLCEDPPCVAACPRDALTQSEENGTILVDEDKCNGCGWCIEACDYGAIMLHPEKKVVFVCDLCKDKPDGPQCVKWCPEEALDLVTADVLAQKARITATKKLFQEALKTSTTP
- a CDS encoding aldehyde ferredoxin oxidoreductase family protein, with the translated sequence MYGYAGRVLHVDLTTGKTRIEPLNEDYAKKYIGGIGLGMRLWLDHSKAGVDPFSPENPLVLTTGPTSGTVWPTGGNGHAFVSKSPQSYGIAEAKSHGSFGTELKRAGYDAVIFHGKAERPVYVWIDDDSIQILDAAHLWGKSPAETEDIIKEELGDYYIRVAAIGPAGEKLVRIACIINEKSRAAGRCGLGAVMGSKNLKAIAIRGTKDVTVAKPDEFLEFVKEFHERMKGPATKKYRTLGTPENVLVHNALHCMPTRNYNNAHFEAAEKVSGEYLNDRYVAKIIGCSSCAMRCEHVCVVNEGPYKGAMARVEYEPLWAMGPYCGVDRLDAIIKGSELCNYYGIDSISAGVIVGFAMDCFENGILTIKDTDGIEASFGNHEALVKLIEKIGKREGIGDILAEGVKFAAEKIGKGAEKLAQHIKGVEVTGYDLRCLKTAALGFAVSFRGADHNRHGSYAFDVKGKFNRLKYEKGRAKAVKDIEDVYTVIDSMIICKFSRGTYYKEFEDLAKLYTLVTGWETTPEEMRLKGERINNLARVINVREGLGRKDDTLPWKVMNVPIPDEGPSKGAYVTQEELELMLDDYYEARGWTRDGVPTPEKLKALGMDDLIPIVEAKIQKA